A genome region from Triticum aestivum cultivar Chinese Spring chromosome 2B, IWGSC CS RefSeq v2.1, whole genome shotgun sequence includes the following:
- the LOC123041745 gene encoding protein DMR6-LIKE OXYGENASE 1, with protein MAPAIAAKPLLSDLVAQSGQVPSSHIRAVGDRPDLANVDHESGAGIPLIDLKHLDGPGCRRVVEAIGAACENDSFFMVTNHGIPEAVVEGMLRVAREFFHLPESERLKCYSDDPKKAIRLSTSFNVRTEKVSNWRDFLRLHCYPLESFVDQWPSNPPAFREVVGTYSTEARALALRLLEAISESLGLERGHMEKAMGRHAQHMAVNYYPPCPQPELTYGLPGHKDPNAVTLLLQDGVSGLQVQRDGRWVAVSPVPGALVINIGDQLQALSNDRYKSVLHRVIVNSESERISVPTFYCPSPDAVVAPAEALVDGGHPLAYRPFTYQEYYEEFWNMGLESASCLDRFRPIA; from the exons ATGGCTCCGGCGATCGCTGCCAAGCCTCTCCTAAGCGATCTGGTGGCGCAATCCGGGCAAGTCCCGTCGAGCCACATCAGAGCGGTCGGTGACCGCCCGGACCTCGCCAATGTCGACCACGAGTCCGGCGCCGGCATTCCGCTCATCGACCTGAAGCACCTCGACGGGCCGGGGTGTCGCAGGGTCGTCGAGGCCATCGGCGCGGCGTGCGAGAACGACAGTTTTTTCATG GTGACGAATCACGGCATCCCGGAGGCGGTCGTGGAGGGGATGCTGCGCGTGGCGAGGGAGTTCTTCCACCTGCCGGAATCGGAGCGGCTCAAGTGCTACTCCGACGACCCCAAGAAGGCGATCCGGCTGTCCACGAGCTTCAACGTGCGCACCGAGAAGGTGAGCAACTGGCGCGACTTCCTCCGCCTGCATTGCTACCCGCTCGAGAGCTTCGTCGACCAGTGGCCCTCGAACCCGCCGGCCTTCAG GGAAGTAGTCGGCACCTACTCGACGGAAGCGAGAGCTCTGGCGCTGAGGCTGCTGGAGGCGATATCGGAGAGCCTTGGGCTCGAGAGAGGCCACATGGAGAAGGCCATGGGGCGGCACGCGCAGCACATGGCGGTGAACTACTACCCGCCGTGCCCGCAGCCGGAGCTGACGTACGGACTGCCGGGGCACAAGGACCCCAATGCCGTGACGCTGCTCCTCCAGGACGGTGTGTCCGGGCTGCAGGTCCAGCGCGATGGCCGCTGGGTGGCCGTCAGCCCCGTGCCCGGCGCGCTGGTCATCAACATCGGTGATCAACTGCAG GCTCTGAGCAACGATCGATACAAGAGCGTGCTCCACCGGGTGATTGTGAACAGCGAGAGCGAGAGGATCTCGGTGCCGACGTTCTACTGCCCGTCCCCGGACGCGGTGGTCGCGCCGGCAGAGGCGCTGGTGGACGGCGGCCACCCTCTGGCCTATCGGCCCTTCACCTACCAGGAGTACTACGAGGAGTTCTGGAACATGGGCCTCGAGTCAGCCAGCTGCCTCGACCGCTTCCGACCGATCGCATGA